The sequence CATTATAGCATACTATTTTGGTAATGGCAGGGTCTGTATCTGCCAGGATTTCGTATTCTTTTTTCACCGCGAGCTGGAGGGAGAAGTCCTTTTCATGGATATCTTCCTTACCATTCAGGTAGCTGCGGTCTTCATTTTTCATTCTTTTGGTCAGAGCCTGCTCGGTGTGGGAGAAAGGCACATCCAGGTAAATGGAGAGGTCTGGCTGGGGAATACGGTTGTATTCATATTCAAACATGTTGATCCAGTCCCGCAATTCCTGTTTTTCCGCATCAGTATTCAGTTTAGCACACTGAAAGGCGATATTGGACAATACATACCTGTCAACCAGCACAGTATAGCCATCAGCCAGCCATTCGTTGATAGTGCTGGCAAAGTCTTTTCTGTCTTCTGCAAAAATAAGGGCCACCAATTGTGGGTGTACATTTTTCACATCGCCGAACTCACCGCGCAGGAATTTAGCTACCAGGTCGCCAAATACGCCTCCGTTCTGACTTCTTGGGAAGTGTACGAAGCGGGTTTCTATACCCTGCTGGTGGTAATAATTGGTCAATAAGTCAATCTGGGTCGATTTTCCTGCCCCATCTAATCCTTCGATGGCTATAAATCTGCTCTTCTGCATTGATCTGGTTTAGGGGGTAAAGATATTACATCCGGTTCAGGTTTGTGAATCCGGGTTGAGTTGGATATCCGGTTCAGAGGTAGCATATCCTGCACATGAACATATAGGTGACCCGGTGGTAACTCATAGATAAGCCGTAGATAACCCGCCTCTATATAGATGCGGGTTATCTACGGCTTATGGGCGGCTTATAGGCGGCTTATAGGCGGGTTATCTCCGGGAGAGACCTATGGATGATACTTATAGACGAAGGTGTTATTTGCTATATAGGCTTTAACATAACCTTAAGGGAGTTAAACATTATTTTTAATGTCTATAATCAGTGACTGTATGCCCTACATTGAAAAAGAAATTATCCACTTATTTGACTATACCATACATCCTTCATCCAGTGAGCGGTTGTATCAGATCTTTTCGGTACCCCGATTGTCGTTTTCTGCGACTTTGGAGCGGCAGCAGTTATTACAGGCATTTTTGTTTTACTGGGAGCGGATACAGGGTTTTACCTATCATAAGGCAGACTTGCAGGAGGTGTATCAGTTCACTACCTATGTCGAGCAGCCGGAGAGTACTATTGGTCAATATTTTGGGAAGGACAGGTACCAGTTGCAGGGGAGGTGTTTACAAACGATCCGGTTGCTTCGTAATATTTATGGGAAATACCTGCTTCCATTGCATGGCATACCATTGCTGGAAGATTTTGCAGGGCCGGCCAGGGAACTGTATGAAACATTGGAGATTGATAAACTCCCCAAAGAACTGACCTTTCAGCAGACATTTTCTTTTGCCCGCAAACTGGTGGCATGCAGGGAGAGGAACCTGACAGCCAGGTTCTGGGATTCGCTGTTTGAATATGAGGCATGGTGGTCACTGGCCATGGGTACGATTAAGTACGGATTTACTATTCCTTCCTTTTCTGCAGATAATTTTGTGATAGAGGAGTTCTGGCACCCTATGGTAACAAATCCGGTCAAAAACAACCTGCAAACGACGAGTAATATGATTGTATTGACAGGGCCGAATATGTCGGGGAAATCGACGACTTTAAAGGCGATAGGGCTGTGTGTATCTTTGGCACATATCGGGTTGGCAGTGCCGGCGGAGAATTGTAGGATACCGTTTTATGACCAGGTGTTAGTGGCGATCAATGTGACGGATGATCTGAAGAATGGATTTAGTCATTTTATGCAGGAGATCGTGCACCTTAAAAATACGGCCATACAGGCGAAGGCGGGGCAGCGGTGCTTTGCCATATTTGATGAGATATTCAGGGGTACGAATATAGATGATGCGATGGAGGTGACGTTTACTACCATTAAAGGGTTGAGTCAGTTCAGGCAGTGTCATTTTATTATTTCGACACATTTGTACCAGTTGCAGGGCTTATTACCTCCGGAATTATACGAACCGTATCAGTTACGGGCAGGCATACAGGAGGGGGTACCAGTGAATAGTTATCGACTGGATAGGGGTTGGTCTGACCTGAAGTTCGGCAGACTTATTTTTGAGAAAGAAGGGTTGAGTCAGTTGCTGGAATAGCGGGTTGGTTCAACAGAAGAGCCCTGGCCCACAGCAATTTTTGGGAGGCTCATTTTTTGCTCAACAGCCACTTATTTGGATGACCATTTTTGCTCAATAGCCACTTATTTGGATGACCATTTTTGGATGCTTAATTACCAATTCTCTTTGCAGCAATTTTGCGGTAAGCTTTTAGATATTTGTTTAATCTGGCTATGTCTTTTTCAGTTACTTCCGGAATGCGTTTTATATCCATATTATCCGTGAGATCGTTCATTTTTACAGCGCAGGATAATGGATTTTGTAAGGTACGATCTACAAAATGATCATAGTCTTCATCTTCTGATAGTTTAGTAACCCCTTTTAATGCTTCCAGTAGTTTTGGCGGCAGCCCTTCAGCAGCGAGCTTTTCAAAAGTCCAGTCTGTATCTTCGACTACATCGTGGAGTGCGCCTACAATTTTTTCTTCTACTGTAATACCCATGTTCATGACTCTTAATACATGTCCGATATAAGGGGCTCCGTACTTATCTTTCTGACCGTGATGGGCTGCAACGGCGATTTCAATAGCTCTTTCCAATGTCATTGTAAAACGGTTTTTCAATCGCTTCAAGTTAGTGCAATTTGCTTAATAAATAATTTACGATCAGCAGGGAAAGTACATTCATTCCAGTAGCCTATCTATAAGCATGTAACCATTGTTGCCAGTCAGGAGCATTGCCTGTCAATTGTAAAAACAAACCGCCTGTAATACATACGCCTAATGCAATAGATATTTGTTGAAAAATAACGTATGTACCTGCAGCTGTACCCGCCAGTGATATTTGCTTTAATGCTAATAGTAGGCAGAAAATCGGCTATGGCCTCGTTTCCGGAACACCCGTTTTTTTCTTTAACTGTGATGTAGATAACCGGAAAAGCGCTTGATCTCCTTTTGCCCGGATTATCGCAAAGCCTTTATCATCAACACCTCTTTCATATAATATTCCTGATAATTGTCGCTCTGTTTGACTTAACTTTTCCCTTGCTTTCACTCTTTCAAATTCCAGCAATCTTTGTTCAATTATTTCTGCTCTTCGTGTTTGGACAGCAAAATAAGTCTGTGTAAAGGCAACTTCCGGCTTTCTGGAATCTCCATTTTGTGCTATCAAGTAGCAGGCATAGCGTATAAGCATAATATGCTGTATTTCCTGTTGAGCTCCTTTTCCTGCCTCGATCACCTTCCTGACGTCGGGAAAGTGATCCTCTATTTTCCCACCAGCATTACTTTGTGCAAATCCTGTGCAAATGAAAAAAGGCTTTTAGCAATTCAGCTAAAAGCCTTTACCATCTTGTGCTCCCAACAGGGCATGATCCTGTGCCCCCCTGACTATGAGTCAGGTGCTATGGTAAAAAAACAGGAAGCCTATTTATTAGACCTCCTATTTAATTTGTCACTTTAATAATGATATCTACATTGTAAGATAAGAATAGCATCATCCAATACTTTATACACTAACCGATGCTCTTGATCTATTCTTCGAGACCAGCAACCCGTTAAATTTTCCTTGAGTGCTTCTGGTTTTCCCAAACCTTCAAATGGCTGACGCATTGTATCTTTTATCAGCTCATTAATTTTCTTGAGGATCTTCTTATCTGTCTTTTGCCAATACAAATAATCCTCCCACCCGTTTTGGTCCCAACTTAATTTCATTAATCGTCGATTAATTCATGTTCTTCATTAATACCATTATTTGTTCTTTCAATCGCCTCCATTAAACGAGTTCTGTTTTTCTCTGACTTCATAAGGTGTAATGTTTCCAAAATAGAATTATATTCTTCCAAAGAAATAATTACAACACTTTTATCTCCGCCTCTGGGCACAATAAGCGTATCATGGTTTTCTGTTACATTATCCAAATGCGCTTTTAGTTGTTGCCTAAACTCGCTATAGTTTACAACTTGCATAAACACGTTATTTTAAAATATGTCTGAGCATAAAAAATGCTCAGAATGAAAAAAGTATCGCAAATACGTACTTAAATCCGTACAAAAGTACGAAATAACTTTGAGATGAACAAGTAAAAAACAAAAAGCCTCCGGCGCATTGCCGAAGGCTTCATCTTTGTGCTCCCAACAGGGCATGATCCTGTGACCCCCTGATTATGAGTCAGGTGCTCTAACCAACTGAGCTATAGGAGCTGTTCTTTTCAGAACGAAATTATATATGTAAACTTTCTCGGGTCCCTTTGCGGGACGGCGAAATTACTTAAAATTTATTCAATTTTCCCAAACCCCAGGTAAAAATTTTTATTCTACCTCCTCTACCTCTATATAGAAATTCTCTTCATCTATCTCGAAGTCCGCTGCTGCCTGATTACGAAGGGTCAGTGTTTTCCATTCAGTAGTAGGGTATATAAATTCATGGTTTTTAATTTTCACCGGCATCCGGAAATAGGGAACATCAGCCACCCAGCGATAACGGACCATGAGGGTGGTCCCTTTTTCGGAGAGGGAATATTCTAAACGGGGAACCCGGGTGTAATGAAGGTATTGATTGAATAAATAGTGGTAATCGTTTCCTGTGAAGTCGCAGATAAACTGTTCCAACTCATCAGCAGATAGGGTCTGATAGCGAAAATGTTGTTGGATAGCTAATAGTAAGCGATTCCAGCAGGAAGGGTCATTGATCACATTCTGTAAGGTGAACAATAGCAGACTTCCTTTTGTGTACATGTCGCTAATGTCATAGAAGATATTGTTCACATTGTATACGCCGGTGACCGGTCGTTTGTTTTGTACCTGTTCCCGCTGGTCGTTTAGAAACTCGCGGGCAGCGGCTTCGCCATCGCGGCAACCGATGTAGATGCTTTCTGCATAGGTGGCGAAGGCTTCATGGATC is a genomic window of Chitinophaga sp. LS1 containing:
- a CDS encoding Txe/YoeB family addiction module toxin, translated to MKLSWDQNGWEDYLYWQKTDKKILKKINELIKDTMRQPFEGLGKPEALKENLTGCWSRRIDQEHRLVYKVLDDAILILQCRYHY
- the tmk gene encoding dTMP kinase; translation: MQKSRFIAIEGLDGAGKSTQIDLLTNYYHQQGIETRFVHFPRSQNGGVFGDLVAKFLRGEFGDVKNVHPQLVALIFAEDRKDFASTINEWLADGYTVLVDRYVLSNIAFQCAKLNTDAEKQELRDWINMFEYEYNRIPQPDLSIYLDVPFSHTEQALTKRMKNEDRSYLNGKEDIHEKDFSLQLAVKKEYEILADTDPAITKIVCYNGANEMRTIADIHASIIACLEKLI
- a CDS encoding HD domain-containing protein, with the translated sequence MTLERAIEIAVAAHHGQKDKYGAPYIGHVLRVMNMGITVEEKIVGALHDVVEDTDWTFEKLAAEGLPPKLLEALKGVTKLSEDEDYDHFVDRTLQNPLSCAVKMNDLTDNMDIKRIPEVTEKDIARLNKYLKAYRKIAAKRIGN
- a CDS encoding type II toxin-antitoxin system Phd/YefM family antitoxin, translated to MQVVNYSEFRQQLKAHLDNVTENHDTLIVPRGGDKSVVIISLEEYNSILETLHLMKSEKNRTRLMEAIERTNNGINEEHELIDD
- a CDS encoding MutS-related protein, with protein sequence MPYIEKEIIHLFDYTIHPSSSERLYQIFSVPRLSFSATLERQQLLQAFLFYWERIQGFTYHKADLQEVYQFTTYVEQPESTIGQYFGKDRYQLQGRCLQTIRLLRNIYGKYLLPLHGIPLLEDFAGPARELYETLEIDKLPKELTFQQTFSFARKLVACRERNLTARFWDSLFEYEAWWSLAMGTIKYGFTIPSFSADNFVIEEFWHPMVTNPVKNNLQTTSNMIVLTGPNMSGKSTTLKAIGLCVSLAHIGLAVPAENCRIPFYDQVLVAINVTDDLKNGFSHFMQEIVHLKNTAIQAKAGQRCFAIFDEIFRGTNIDDAMEVTFTTIKGLSQFRQCHFIISTHLYQLQGLLPPELYEPYQLRAGIQEGVPVNSYRLDRGWSDLKFGRLIFEKEGLSQLLE